The Onychomys torridus chromosome 4, mOncTor1.1, whole genome shotgun sequence genome includes a window with the following:
- the Btbd18 gene encoding BTB/POZ domain-containing protein 18, giving the protein MCSPASSKILYRNPRFLRVAFLQLHHQQQSGVFCDALLQAEGEAVPAHCCILSACSPFFTERLEKERPVHGRKVVLELGGLKIRTLRKLVDFLYTSEMEVSQEEAQDVLSAARQLRVSELETLQLEGGKLVKAPQGRRLNRECLQPPSAAPISARVVAPSRRPRTPLPVTQTPSPLGAVRFKSLGEEEGPHKKSNLPNVESLSDTLLLKKKARICLTQERSSSPSSQREGPKEYKSNPALGPTALSHPSLYHSVDEQLLPRKIRLSRSKPSSHVCTSKPSSVVSGPSSVPTVPGRRLWRQRNVSKASQGMDKQKPGEVSPLQSTSDPPDVRKTGGSKKQSPEFRTLTSNSVEEGQVGRVKLRKIVNGTCWEVVQEPPLRSTQDSPQTLEPSDVGEPPGTSLSSVNEQETPARLQLCQDSPESPRLQDILLSASHSSDHPVVKSEFGSSPMLIGKEPVLNIDCREPYTFDTTLLGQPCEAEQYRITSAAATSELEEILDFMLCGSDVEPPVGTLESPGAEGCRTPSYHLSETGKNWIEGEEWCLPDMELWPRDLTGLEKEPVVENKEPVEPCSPLVMRSENTGSIEPLSPLVMPSEVSREALSLRGSWTPDLEITSSQPLDGQGEKLLHLDSPDSPQRSYRDLSLPCSNWAETGLEVSLGMDEVLYPAPKAVREVSANPELLDPFPGSSEDEIDVVDWPVEGRMGPTSVPSVWPDPSSESETEVDILT; this is encoded by the coding sequence gtgAGGCTGTCCCAGCCCACTGCTGCATCCTGTCCGCCTGCAGTCCCTTCTTCACAGAACGCCTGGAGAAGGAAAGGCCAGTTCATGGTCGGaaggtggtgctggagctgggagGCCTAAAGATCAGGACACTTAGGAAGCTGGTGGATTTCCTGTATACTTCAGAGATGGAAGTATCTCAGGAAGAAGCCCAGGATGTGCTTTCTGCTGCCCGTCAGCTCCGAGTGTCTGAGCTGGAAACCCTTCAGCTAGAGGGTGGGAAGTTAGTAAAGGCTCCCCAGGGCCGAAGACTAAACAGAGAATGCTTACAACCACCAAGTGCTGCACCAATCTCTGCCAGAGTGGTAGCACCCAGCCGCCGTCCTCGAACTCCACTGCCTGTCACCCAGACTCCTAGTCCTCTTGGAGCAGTGAGGTTTAAGTCCTTAGGGGAAGAAGAGGGGCCTCACAAAAAGAGCAACCTACCAAATGTAGAGAGCTTGTCAGACACTCTTCTGCTCAAAAAGAAAGCCAGGATTTGCTTGACTCAAGAAAGAAGCTCTTCTCCATCAAGCCAGAGAGAAGGGCCTAAGGAGTACAAGAGTAACCCTGCTCTGGGTCCTACAGCACTTTCCCATCCCAGCTTGTACCATTCTGTGGATGAGCAACTGTTGCCCCGAAAGATCAGGCTGAGTCGCTCAAAGCCATCATCCCATGTCTGTACATCTAAGCCTTCCAGTGTTGTAAGTGGTCCCAGTTCAGTGCCCACAGTCCCTGGCCGGCGTCTTTGGAGGCAGAGAAATGTAAGTAAAGCATCACAGGGTATGGACAAGCAGAAGCCAGGGGAAGTCAGTCCTCTACAGAGCACTTCAGACCCACCTGATGTTAGGAAGACAGGTGGGAGCAAGAAGCAGAGCCCTGAATTCAGAACACTCACCTCCAACTCTGTGGAAGAGGGGCAGGTTGGAAGAGTAAAGCTTAGGAAGATTGTCAATGGTACCTGCTGGGAGGTGGTCCAGGAGCCTCCCCTCAGAAGCACTCAAGATAGCCCCCAGACCTTAGAACCCTCAGATGTAGGAGAGCCTCCAGGAACTTCGCTGTCCTCAGTTAATGAGCAGGAAACACCTGCTAGATTACAACTGTGTCAGGACTCCCCAGAGAGCCCTAGGCTACAAGACATTTTGCTCTCTGCTAGCCACTCCTCTGACCACCCTGTGGTGAAGTCAGAGTTTGGGTCCAGTCCAATGCTGATAGGGAAGGAACCTGTGTTGAATATTGACTGCAGAGAGCCCTACACATTTGACACAACCCTACTAGGCCAGCCCTGTGAAGCTGAGCAGTATCGAATCACAAGTGCAGCAGCCACCAGTGAGCTGGAAGAGATTTTGGACTTCATGCTATGTGGCTCAGATGTTGAGCCACCAGTAGGGACTTTGGAGAGTCCTGGGGCTGAAGGCTGCAGAACCCCAAGTTATCACCTATCAGAAACAGGAAAGAATTGGATTGAAGGGGAAGAATGGTGTTTGCCAGACATGGAACTGTGGCCCAGAGACCTCACAGGACTGGAAAAGGAACCTGTTGTCGAGAACAAAGAGCCAGTTGAGCCCTGTAGTCCCCTGGTCATGCGCTCTGAGAACACAGGATCAATTGAGCCTCTTAGCCCCCTTGTCATGCCCTCTGAGGTGAGTAGAGAGGCACTTTCACTGAGAGGCTCTTGGACTCCAGACCTTGAAATTACCAGCTCCCAGCCACTGGATGGTCAGGGAGAAAAACTTCTCCACCTTGACTCCCCTGACTCTCCCCAAAGGTCTTATAGGGACCTCTCACTTCCATGCTCAAATTGGGCAGAGACAGGGCTGGAAGTGTCCCTAGGCATGGATGAGGTATTGTATCCTGCTCCCAAAGCAGTCAGGGAAGTGTCTGCTAACCCTGAACTGCTAGACCCATTTCCTGGCAGTTCTGAAGATGAAATCGATGTGGTAGACTGGCCAGTGGAGGGTAGGATGGGGCCCACTAGTGTTCCCTCTGTCTGGCCCGACCCCTCCTCAGAGTCAGAAACAGAGGTAGATATACTGACAtag
- the Selenoh gene encoding selenoprotein H, producing MAPVGRKRKAAPADTIDKREKLAEGPAVVIEHCTSURVYGRHAAALSQALQLEVPELPVQVNPSKPRRGSFEVTLLRPDNSRAELWTGIKKGPPRKLKFPEPQEVVKELKKYLS from the exons ATGGCCCCTGTTGGAAGAAAGCGGAAGGCTGCGCCGGCAGATACAATAGACAAGCGTGAGAAACTGGCGGAGGGTCCGGCGGTGGTCATCGAGCATTG CACGAGCTGACGCGTCTACGGGCGCCATGCTGCGGCCCTGAGCCAGGCTCTGCAGCTGGAGGTCCCAGAGCTGCCTGTGCAGGTGAACCCATCCAAGCCGCGGAGGGGCAGCTTCGAGGTGACGCTGCTGCGCCCGGACAACAGCC GTGCCGAACTCTGGACTGGTATTAAGAAGGGCCCGCCACGAAAGCTCAAGTTTCCTGAGCCTCAAGAGGTGGTTAAAGAATTGAAGAAGTACCTCTCATGA
- the Tmx2 gene encoding thioredoxin-related transmembrane protein 2 isoform X1 codes for MAVLAPLIALVYSVPRLSRWLARPYCLLSALLSAAFLLVRKLPPICNGLPTQREDGNPCDFDWREVEILMFLSAIVMMKNRRSITVEQHVGNIFMFSKVANAILFFRLDIRMGLLYLTLCIVFLMTCKPPLYMGPEYIKYFNDKTIDEELERDKRVTWIVEFFANWSNDCQSFAPIYADLSLKYNCTGLNFGKVDVGRYTDVSTRYKVSTSPLTKQLPTLILFQGGKEVIRRPQIDKKGRAVSWTFSEENVIREFNLNELYQRAKKLSKGGDSVLEESPVAPAPSAVPVGENKKDK; via the exons atggctgtCCTCGCGCCTCTGATTGCTCTGGTGTACTCGGTGCCGCGGCTTTCTCGATGGCTGGCCCGACCTTATTGCCTTCTGTCTGCCCTGCTCTCCGCTGCTTTCCTCCTCGTGAGGAAACTGCCGCCGATTTGCAACGGTCTCCCCACGCAGCGCGAAGATGGTAACCCGTGTGACTTTGACTGG AGAGAAGTGGAGATCCTGATGTTCCTCAGTGCCATTGTGATGATGAAGAACCGCAGATCCA TCACTGTGGAGCAACACGTAGGCAACATCTTCATGTTCAGTAAGGTGGCCAACGCAATTCTTTTCTTCCGCCTGGATATTCGAATGGGTCTGCTGTACCTCACACTCTGCATAG tgttCCTGATGACCTGCAAGCCCCCCCTGTACATGGGTCCTGAGTATATCAAGTACTTCAATGATAAAACCATTGAC GAAGAACTGGAGCGGGACAAGAGGGTCACTTGGATTGTGGAGTTCTTTGCCAATTGGTCTAATGATTGTCAGTCATTTGCTCCCATCTATGCTGACCTGTCCCTCAA GTACAACTGTACAGGGCTAAATTTTGGGAAGGTAGATGTTGGACGCTATACTGATGTTAGCACACG GTACAAAGTGAGCACGTCACCCCTCACCAAACAACTCCCTACCCTGATCCTGTTCCAAGGTGGCAAGGAGGTAATTCGGCGGCCACAGATTGACAAGAAAGGACGAGCCGTCTCTTGGACCTTCTCTGAG GAGAATGTGATTCGAGAGTTCAATTTGAACGAACTGTACCAGCGAGCCAAGAAGCTGTCAAAGGGTGGAGACAGTGTGTTGGAAGAGAGTCCTGTGGCCCCTGCCCCCTCTGCTGTGCCAGTGGGGGAAAACAAGAAGGACAAATAG
- the Tmx2 gene encoding thioredoxin-related transmembrane protein 2 isoform X2 gives MFSKVANAILFFRLDIRMGLLYLTLCIVFLMTCKPPLYMGPEYIKYFNDKTIDEELERDKRVTWIVEFFANWSNDCQSFAPIYADLSLKYNCTGLNFGKVDVGRYTDVSTRYKVSTSPLTKQLPTLILFQGGKEVIRRPQIDKKGRAVSWTFSEENVIREFNLNELYQRAKKLSKGGDSVLEESPVAPAPSAVPVGENKKDK, from the exons ATGTTCAGTAAGGTGGCCAACGCAATTCTTTTCTTCCGCCTGGATATTCGAATGGGTCTGCTGTACCTCACACTCTGCATAG tgttCCTGATGACCTGCAAGCCCCCCCTGTACATGGGTCCTGAGTATATCAAGTACTTCAATGATAAAACCATTGAC GAAGAACTGGAGCGGGACAAGAGGGTCACTTGGATTGTGGAGTTCTTTGCCAATTGGTCTAATGATTGTCAGTCATTTGCTCCCATCTATGCTGACCTGTCCCTCAA GTACAACTGTACAGGGCTAAATTTTGGGAAGGTAGATGTTGGACGCTATACTGATGTTAGCACACG GTACAAAGTGAGCACGTCACCCCTCACCAAACAACTCCCTACCCTGATCCTGTTCCAAGGTGGCAAGGAGGTAATTCGGCGGCCACAGATTGACAAGAAAGGACGAGCCGTCTCTTGGACCTTCTCTGAG GAGAATGTGATTCGAGAGTTCAATTTGAACGAACTGTACCAGCGAGCCAAGAAGCTGTCAAAGGGTGGAGACAGTGTGTTGGAAGAGAGTCCTGTGGCCCCTGCCCCCTCTGCTGTGCCAGTGGGGGAAAACAAGAAGGACAAATAG
- the Tmx2 gene encoding thioredoxin-related transmembrane protein 2 isoform X3 yields the protein MAVLAPLIALVYSVPRLSRWLARPYCLLSALLSAAFLLVRKLPPICNGLPTQREDGNPCDFDWREVEILMFLSAIVMMKNRRSITVEQHVGNIFMFSKVANAILFFRLDIRMGLLYLTLCIVFLMTCKPPLYMGPEYIKYFNDKTIDEELERDKRVTWIVEFFANWSNDCQSFAPIYADLSLKYNCTGLNFGKVDVGRYTDVQSEHVTPHQTTPYPDPVPRWQGGNSAATD from the exons atggctgtCCTCGCGCCTCTGATTGCTCTGGTGTACTCGGTGCCGCGGCTTTCTCGATGGCTGGCCCGACCTTATTGCCTTCTGTCTGCCCTGCTCTCCGCTGCTTTCCTCCTCGTGAGGAAACTGCCGCCGATTTGCAACGGTCTCCCCACGCAGCGCGAAGATGGTAACCCGTGTGACTTTGACTGG AGAGAAGTGGAGATCCTGATGTTCCTCAGTGCCATTGTGATGATGAAGAACCGCAGATCCA TCACTGTGGAGCAACACGTAGGCAACATCTTCATGTTCAGTAAGGTGGCCAACGCAATTCTTTTCTTCCGCCTGGATATTCGAATGGGTCTGCTGTACCTCACACTCTGCATAG tgttCCTGATGACCTGCAAGCCCCCCCTGTACATGGGTCCTGAGTATATCAAGTACTTCAATGATAAAACCATTGAC GAAGAACTGGAGCGGGACAAGAGGGTCACTTGGATTGTGGAGTTCTTTGCCAATTGGTCTAATGATTGTCAGTCATTTGCTCCCATCTATGCTGACCTGTCCCTCAA GTACAACTGTACAGGGCTAAATTTTGGGAAGGTAGATGTTGGACGCTATACTGAT GTACAAAGTGAGCACGTCACCCCTCACCAAACAACTCCCTACCCTGATCCTGTTCCAAGGTGGCAAGGAGGTAATTCGGCGGCCACAGATTGA